In Leptospira saintgironsiae, one genomic interval encodes:
- a CDS encoding LIC_10230 family protein, whose protein sequence is MKSRIKLTITYIIPFVLLLVSGFQLFLQPTFLNTNDTSTMEALLDGTAREPISGFYFQGGAISQMLLTEKILKEIEDPSLPSDSQPDEIKNRLGRVLLGQRLQIFFYVFLAVLSLTSFLSLYFRAFFYAFLNRVLYFFGFIHGLFSMPNIALAGASSGRTEDLFWVIPSLFLAFAWIIGMIYLMITIGKLFSQDDADRFYSLKNLSEDESEFRSESNRNHSFATALLHFLGIVALGTLIGNIVYIPLFVLQKNYSEPFGILIAGAVIAVSAFYIRNYLKFGKSPELSTYQNLTLGISYLQVRFIRIALMILLVLVLVIVFILFLFNLLTINFGILESLFPSIDSRQNL, encoded by the coding sequence ATGAAATCTCGCATTAAATTGACCATTACTTACATTATACCTTTCGTTCTTCTATTGGTCAGCGGATTTCAACTTTTCCTTCAACCTACATTTCTGAACACAAACGACACTTCCACAATGGAAGCGTTATTAGATGGAACCGCAAGAGAGCCAATCTCTGGATTTTATTTCCAGGGCGGTGCAATCTCTCAAATGCTTCTGACTGAAAAGATCTTAAAAGAAATAGAAGATCCAAGTCTTCCTAGCGATTCTCAACCTGATGAGATCAAAAACAGATTGGGAAGAGTTTTACTCGGACAAAGATTGCAGATCTTCTTTTATGTATTCTTAGCAGTTCTTTCTCTGACTTCTTTTCTTTCTCTTTATTTCAGAGCATTTTTCTATGCATTTTTAAATAGGGTTTTATACTTTTTCGGTTTTATTCATGGGCTTTTCAGTATGCCGAATATCGCGTTGGCAGGAGCAAGTTCAGGAAGAACAGAAGATCTTTTTTGGGTAATACCTTCTCTATTCTTAGCATTCGCTTGGATCATAGGTATGATTTATCTTATGATCACCATCGGAAAACTTTTCTCTCAAGATGATGCGGATCGTTTTTATTCTCTTAAAAATCTGAGCGAAGACGAATCAGAATTTAGATCTGAAAGTAATCGAAACCATTCTTTTGCTACTGCACTTCTTCACTTTTTAGGAATTGTAGCACTGGGAACTTTGATCGGAAATATAGTTTATATTCCACTATTCGTTCTCCAAAAAAATTATTCAGAACCTTTCGGGATCTTGATCGCAGGTGCGGTTATCGCCGTTTCTGCATTTTATATCCGAAATTATCTTAAATTTGGGAAAAGTCCTGAGTTAAGCACTTACCAAAACTTGACATTAGGGATCAGTTATTTGCAGGTCAGATTTATCAGGATCGCTTTGATGATTCTTTTAGTTTTAGTTCTGGTCATTGTATTTATTCTTTTCTTATTCAATCTACTTACCATCAATTTCGGGATCTTAGAATCCTTGTTTCCATCCATCGATAGTAGACAGAATCTCTAA
- a CDS encoding ABC transporter ATP-binding protein, with translation MSIIKIRNLVKKYHILEKEFSVLDGLDMDVEEAEIFSIEGKSGIGKSTLLNILGAMDSFDSGEIEVCGINLNNLDEKGKESFRAEKIAFIFQHHLLLPDFSALENVSIPLLIKGYSTSKAEKEAASMLEKVGLKERIHSHPSQLSGGESARVGVARALVAGKKLILADEPTGNLDRENSRNLMGLIQELQKDLRFSLILVTHDMELAALAHKRNQIFQGKLKPAVVPQTV, from the coding sequence GTGAGCATTATTAAGATCCGGAATCTGGTTAAAAAATATCATATCCTAGAAAAGGAATTTTCCGTACTAGATGGATTGGATATGGACGTGGAAGAAGCTGAAATTTTTTCCATCGAAGGAAAATCCGGGATCGGAAAATCCACTCTTCTAAATATTCTGGGAGCAATGGACAGTTTCGATTCAGGTGAGATTGAAGTCTGCGGAATTAATCTAAACAATCTGGATGAGAAAGGCAAAGAAAGTTTCCGTGCAGAAAAGATTGCATTTATCTTTCAACATCACCTTCTTCTTCCTGACTTTTCAGCTTTAGAGAATGTGAGCATTCCACTTTTGATCAAAGGTTATTCTACTTCTAAAGCGGAGAAGGAAGCTGCCTCCATGTTAGAGAAAGTAGGACTAAAAGAAAGGATCCACAGCCATCCTTCTCAACTATCGGGGGGAGAAAGTGCGAGAGTTGGAGTGGCGAGAGCACTCGTCGCAGGAAAAAAACTCATACTTGCGGATGAACCTACTGGAAATTTGGACAGAGAAAATTCTAGAAATCTGATGGGTCTCATCCAAGAATTGCAAAAGGATCTTAGATTTAGTCTAATACTTGTGACCCATGATATGGAACTGGCAGCACTTGCTCATAAGAGAAACCAGATTTTCCAAGGAAAACTCAAACCCGCAGTGGTTCCTCAAACGGTATAA
- a CDS encoding ATP--guanido phosphotransferase, with translation MDGCIYCGLSLLDWKNRGKIGCAHCIQFLGEEYTKFIPIQAASDWEPPSHFTAIDTWEKFRKTNWEEGLSYIDSHRLPFTYRFRIARNPKHSTYTKRTEKTDQFLNRFIEESTSQVEDLNSGKKHPNLELKQRIPWNSGTLVMGDEDHIRWEYVTDSLVELNSVLKSDFLTKFEAEDKFDFQKGIGFINSCPTNSGFGDKLSVSIPARLADSGELRDFRLPTDWGFYREELKGRLVFFRKNFGPNRKNSFFNLVSYLALLVISGKEGTKASFAP, from the coding sequence ATGGATGGCTGTATTTATTGCGGCTTATCCCTTCTCGACTGGAAAAATCGGGGAAAGATAGGATGTGCTCATTGCATCCAATTTTTGGGAGAAGAATATACCAAGTTTATTCCGATCCAGGCAGCTTCTGATTGGGAACCTCCTTCTCATTTTACTGCAATTGATACCTGGGAAAAATTCAGAAAAACAAATTGGGAAGAAGGTTTGTCCTATATAGATTCTCACAGGTTACCGTTTACATATAGGTTCCGAATCGCCAGAAATCCGAAACATTCAACTTATACCAAACGAACAGAGAAGACGGACCAGTTTCTAAACAGATTTATAGAAGAGTCTACTTCCCAGGTGGAAGATCTAAATTCAGGAAAAAAACATCCGAACTTAGAATTAAAACAAAGAATTCCCTGGAATTCAGGGACATTAGTAATGGGAGACGAGGATCATATTCGTTGGGAATATGTGACTGATTCTCTGGTTGAGTTAAACTCTGTCCTAAAATCTGATTTTTTAACGAAATTCGAGGCGGAAGATAAGTTTGATTTTCAAAAAGGGATCGGATTCATCAATTCCTGTCCGACAAATTCTGGTTTTGGAGACAAACTTTCTGTTTCTATTCCGGCGAGACTTGCGGACTCGGGAGAGTTAAGGGATTTCAGGCTGCCTACAGACTGGGGCTTCTATCGGGAAGAATTGAAGGGCAGATTGGTTTTTTTCCGAAAAAATTTCGGCCCAAATAGAAAAAATTCCTTTTTCAATTTGGTTTCGTATTTAGCCTTACTGGTAATAAGCGGAAAAGAAGGGACAAAAGCCTCATTTGCCCCGTAA
- a CDS encoding ABC transporter permease: MNFFFHRSPLILLLTSRYIRGSRVTGLLSIKSRISFIVMAVGVALLIVVLSIFNGFQKQLKESLWQGGEHITIESSSNGGEIRDYQKIIKYIQNDPDLKDRIISVEGGIQSHGLIQRYNVFYPVLIKAVAVPSVDELIEHKLHNFPRIVHYDREELSHLNRESYIILGKEMEDLYNFSLGKQLTLAVPGGRFSLGKGVEVSVQNFRVSGFFKTGNYKFDSSFVYMSLPVAQKFFKMKDSVNQITIKAKSLDDLAISKRKLYRLFNSLEFEQEIDAASSLSVRTIAEEQENLLAALQLEKTIISIIVFLFIILAALGMVASVYSLVRAKRKSIGVLKALGLPASDILLIFTLNAMLVGILASLTGGVGGVFLANSLDTIIGYIEEIINLLGPSFTGSDWTPVELVPKRIYYFDKLPVDINIPFIFMVTTAATILSGIAGYFPARWAASLNPVDTIRND, from the coding sequence ATGAATTTCTTCTTTCATAGATCCCCCCTAATCCTACTTCTCACTTCCCGATATATCCGAGGATCCAGAGTCACCGGATTGCTTTCGATCAAATCCAGGATTTCGTTTATCGTCATGGCCGTCGGAGTCGCCCTTCTAATCGTTGTACTTTCTATCTTTAATGGATTCCAGAAGCAACTTAAGGAATCCTTGTGGCAGGGCGGAGAACATATTACAATTGAAAGTAGTTCCAATGGCGGAGAGATCCGAGATTACCAAAAGATCATCAAATATATACAAAACGATCCGGATCTGAAAGACAGGATCATTTCTGTAGAAGGTGGGATCCAAAGCCACGGACTCATCCAAAGATATAACGTATTTTATCCAGTTCTAATCAAGGCAGTCGCTGTTCCAAGCGTGGATGAATTGATAGAACATAAACTTCATAACTTTCCTAGAATAGTTCATTACGATAGGGAAGAGTTAAGCCATCTGAACCGAGAAAGTTATATCATTCTGGGCAAAGAAATGGAGGATCTTTATAATTTCAGTTTGGGCAAACAACTTACTTTAGCTGTTCCAGGCGGAAGATTCTCTCTCGGAAAAGGAGTCGAAGTAAGCGTTCAGAATTTCAGAGTATCTGGATTTTTTAAAACTGGGAACTATAAGTTCGATTCCAGTTTTGTTTATATGTCCTTACCTGTTGCACAGAAATTTTTCAAAATGAAAGATTCTGTAAATCAGATCACTATCAAAGCAAAATCTTTAGATGATCTTGCGATTAGCAAACGTAAACTCTACAGACTTTTTAATAGTTTAGAGTTTGAACAAGAAATAGATGCAGCTTCTTCTTTATCCGTTAGAACAATTGCAGAAGAACAAGAAAATCTTTTAGCAGCTCTGCAGTTAGAAAAGACGATCATCTCCATTATCGTTTTCTTATTTATTATCTTGGCAGCGCTTGGAATGGTCGCTTCCGTATATTCTTTAGTAAGAGCAAAACGTAAGTCTATCGGAGTTTTAAAAGCACTCGGACTTCCTGCTTCCGACATTCTTCTTATCTTTACATTAAATGCAATGCTTGTGGGGATCTTAGCTTCTTTAACTGGTGGAGTTGGAGGAGTATTCTTAGCAAACTCACTCGATACAATTATAGGTTATATAGAAGAGATCATTAATCTTTTGGGACCTTCTTTCACTGGTTCGGATTGGACTCCTGTGGAATTAGTTCCTAAACGGATTTATTATTTTGATAAACTGCCTGTGGATATCAATATACCTTTTATTTTTATGGTAACTACTGCGGCTACAATACTTTCCGGGATCGCCGGATACTTCCCCGCAAGATGGGCCGCAAGTTTGAATCCTGTCGACACCATAAGGAACGACTAA